Proteins encoded together in one Bradyrhizobium sp. PSBB068 window:
- a CDS encoding aromatic ring-hydroxylating dioxygenase subunit alpha, whose amino-acid sequence MPKPFPMNAWYAAGWDAEIKHALLPRTICGKHVVMFRKGDGEVVALEDACWHRLVPLSKGRLDGDTVVCGYHGLKYNAQGRCTFMPSQETINPSACVRAYPVVERHRFIWLWMGDPALADPLLVPDMHWNHDPAWAGDGKTIHVKCDYRLVVDNLMDLTHETFVHGSSIGNDAVAEAPFDVTHGEKTVTVTRWMQGIEAPPFWARQLQKPGPVDRWQIIRFEAPCTVNIDVGVAPAGSGAPEGDRSQGVNGYVLNTITPETEKTCHYFWAFVRNHRITEQRLTSEIRDGVAGIFHEDEIILEAQQRAMDENPDRVFYNLNIDAGAMWARRVIDRMVAKENPPQLQAAE is encoded by the coding sequence ATGCCAAAACCCTTCCCCATGAACGCCTGGTATGCGGCCGGGTGGGACGCGGAGATCAAGCACGCGCTGCTGCCCCGGACGATCTGCGGCAAGCACGTCGTGATGTTCCGGAAGGGCGACGGCGAGGTGGTGGCGCTCGAGGATGCCTGCTGGCATCGCCTGGTGCCGCTCTCCAAGGGCCGGCTCGACGGCGACACCGTGGTCTGCGGCTATCACGGCCTGAAATACAATGCGCAGGGCCGCTGCACGTTCATGCCCTCGCAGGAGACCATCAATCCGTCGGCCTGCGTGCGCGCCTATCCCGTCGTCGAGCGCCATCGCTTCATCTGGCTCTGGATGGGCGATCCCGCGCTCGCTGATCCCTTGCTGGTGCCCGACATGCACTGGAATCACGATCCGGCCTGGGCCGGCGACGGCAAGACCATTCACGTCAAATGCGACTACCGCCTCGTCGTCGATAATCTGATGGACCTGACGCACGAGACCTTCGTGCACGGCTCGAGCATCGGCAATGACGCGGTCGCCGAAGCGCCGTTCGACGTCACCCATGGCGAGAAGACCGTGACCGTGACGCGCTGGATGCAGGGCATCGAGGCGCCGCCGTTCTGGGCCAGGCAGTTGCAGAAGCCTGGCCCGGTCGATCGCTGGCAGATCATCCGCTTCGAGGCGCCGTGCACCGTCAATATCGACGTCGGCGTCGCGCCGGCCGGATCGGGCGCGCCGGAGGGCGATCGCTCGCAGGGCGTCAACGGCTATGTGCTCAACACCATCACGCCGGAGACCGAGAAGACCTGTCATTACTTCTGGGCCTTCGTCCGCAATCACCGCATCACCGAGCAGCGACTGACCTCGGAGATCCGCGACGGCGTCGCCGGCATCTTCCACGAGGACGAGATCATCCTGGAAGCGCAGCAGCGCGCGATGGACGAGAATCCGGACCGCGTGTTCTACAATCTCAACATCGACGCCGGCGCGATGTGGGCGCGCCGCGTCATCGACCGCATGGTGGCGAAGGAGAATCCACCGCAGCTGCAGGCGGCGGAGTAG
- a CDS encoding EAL domain-containing protein, giving the protein MRIDLRSYFAALFAGDLAALGAPPTDEALAGHIRAEQVSLVLGYSFGIMLANACNALVLAIALWQSADWAFALVWAAAVGSAALFFGLQARASRRITKPQFVSRRTMYRLVRNALALGAAWGVVPVAFFANASSGAQLVITCLCAGMLAGGAFAFSTIPIAAIAFTAPIFVGIAICLGRDGDFIYLLMAVLVLVYGSVLLRGVFVNAFEFRRRIIAQHEAERTVRQDPLTHLPNRVAFNEALNGALSRLARSGEEFAVLLLDLDRFKEINDRFGRQAGDEFLVQVAARLQRCTRAAEHVARIGGDEFALIMSNLTRPEDVLAIAERFVAAFADPLPIDGLEISGAISVGIVLAPRDGNNPHELLKHVDIALYRAKKSGPGTIRFFEASDDQAARDRRALQRDLEQAIEANQLFLVYQPFLDIRKGRITGFEALLRWQHPARGLIPPSVFIPIAEESGLIHQLGEWVIRHACAMLARWPDDIRIAVNFSAVQFQNVGILQTIVDALAEANVAPNRLEIEITESMLISKYGSAPAILNGLLELGLTVALDDFGTGFSSLTYLRKLPFSRIKIDQSFIRDMLTEPDCAAIVKSVIGLAQDLQIGVVAEGVETADQLEYLRQTSCDEVQGYLIGRPMSGSDISALLDHDPRHSVHAA; this is encoded by the coding sequence ACATCCGCGCCGAGCAGGTGTCGCTCGTGCTCGGCTATTCCTTCGGCATCATGCTGGCCAACGCCTGCAACGCGCTGGTGCTCGCCATTGCACTCTGGCAATCGGCGGACTGGGCCTTTGCGCTGGTGTGGGCCGCCGCAGTCGGCAGCGCCGCGCTGTTCTTCGGCCTGCAGGCGCGCGCCTCGCGCCGCATCACCAAGCCGCAATTCGTCTCGCGCCGGACCATGTACCGGCTGGTGCGCAATGCGCTGGCGCTCGGCGCCGCCTGGGGTGTCGTCCCGGTCGCCTTCTTCGCCAACGCATCGAGCGGCGCCCAGCTGGTGATCACCTGTCTTTGCGCCGGAATGCTCGCCGGCGGCGCCTTCGCCTTCTCCACCATCCCGATCGCCGCGATTGCCTTCACCGCGCCGATCTTCGTCGGCATCGCCATCTGCCTCGGCCGCGACGGCGATTTCATCTATCTGCTGATGGCCGTCCTCGTGCTGGTTTACGGCTCGGTGCTGCTGCGCGGCGTGTTCGTCAATGCCTTCGAGTTCAGGCGTCGCATCATCGCCCAGCACGAGGCGGAGCGGACGGTGCGGCAGGATCCGCTGACGCATCTGCCGAACCGCGTCGCCTTCAACGAGGCGCTCAACGGCGCGCTGAGCCGGCTGGCGCGCTCCGGCGAGGAATTCGCCGTGCTGCTGCTCGATCTCGATCGCTTCAAGGAGATCAACGACAGGTTCGGCCGTCAGGCAGGCGACGAATTCCTGGTGCAGGTCGCGGCCCGGCTGCAGCGCTGCACCCGCGCGGCCGAGCATGTCGCGCGGATCGGCGGCGACGAGTTCGCGCTGATCATGTCCAATCTGACGCGACCCGAGGACGTGCTCGCGATCGCCGAACGCTTCGTCGCGGCGTTCGCCGATCCACTCCCGATCGACGGACTGGAGATATCAGGCGCGATCAGCGTCGGTATCGTGCTCGCGCCGCGCGACGGCAACAATCCGCACGAGCTGCTCAAGCATGTCGACATCGCGCTCTACCGGGCCAAGAAATCCGGCCCGGGCACGATCCGCTTCTTCGAAGCGAGCGACGACCAGGCGGCGCGCGACCGCCGCGCGTTGCAGCGCGATCTCGAACAGGCGATCGAAGCGAACCAGCTGTTTCTCGTCTACCAGCCGTTCCTCGACATCCGCAAAGGCCGCATCACCGGCTTCGAGGCGCTGCTGCGCTGGCAGCATCCGGCGCGCGGCCTGATCCCGCCCAGCGTCTTCATTCCGATCGCCGAGGAGAGCGGACTGATCCACCAGCTCGGCGAATGGGTGATCCGCCATGCCTGCGCGATGCTGGCGCGCTGGCCTGACGACATCAGGATCGCGGTGAATTTCTCCGCGGTCCAGTTTCAGAACGTCGGCATCCTGCAAACCATCGTCGATGCGCTTGCCGAGGCGAATGTCGCGCCGAATCGGCTGGAAATCGAGATCACGGAGTCGATGCTGATCTCGAAATATGGGTCCGCGCCCGCGATCCTGAACGGGCTGCTCGAGCTTGGGCTAACGGTTGCGCTCGATGATTTCGGCACCGGCTTCTCGTCGCTGACCTATTTGCGCAAGCTGCCGTTCAGCCGCATCAAGATCGATCAGTCCTTCATCCGGGACATGCTGACCGAGCCGGATTGCGCCGCGATCGTCAAATCGGTGATCGGCCTCGCACAGGACCTCCAGATCGGCGTCGTGGCCGAAGGCGTCGAGACCGCCGATCAGCTCGAATATCTGCGCCAGACCAGTTGCGACGAGGTCCAGGGCTATCTGATCGGCCGGCCGATGTCGGGCAGCGACATCTCCGCGCTGCTCGATCACGATCCGCGCCACTCGGTGCACGCGGCGTGA
- a CDS encoding oxidoreductase translates to MRFIETWTSATLLAVRDLTPGIREFLLRPDDFAGAPYPVGSHIDVGVTIDGQPQTRSYSLVGEVDPEGLRIAVRRAPDSRGGSQYMWSLAPGARLNITRPASLVQLDWTRRQFCLIAGGIGITPIVGAAQALARRDAAVTLHYAVRTRGDAAYLDRLERLLGDRLIVHAADEGRRLDLERVFADLPQDTMTLFCGPMRMLDAARHAWEASGRPMTDLRYETFGSSGLLPTEAFRVRLAGQGGELGTEFVIPRDRSMLDVLNEAGHEVMSDCRRGECGVCALDVVDVDGEIDHRDVFFSAHQKRESRKICACVSRARGTITVDTLHRADTL, encoded by the coding sequence ATGCGATTCATCGAAACCTGGACGTCCGCCACGCTGCTTGCCGTGCGCGATCTCACGCCCGGCATCCGCGAATTCCTGCTACGGCCCGACGATTTTGCCGGCGCGCCCTATCCCGTCGGCAGCCACATCGATGTCGGCGTCACCATCGACGGTCAGCCACAGACCCGCTCCTATTCGCTGGTCGGCGAGGTCGATCCGGAAGGTCTTCGGATTGCGGTGCGGCGTGCGCCGGATTCCCGCGGCGGCTCGCAATACATGTGGTCGCTCGCGCCGGGAGCGCGGCTCAACATCACGCGGCCGGCCTCGCTGGTGCAGCTCGACTGGACGCGGCGGCAGTTCTGCCTGATCGCAGGCGGCATCGGCATCACGCCGATCGTCGGTGCGGCGCAGGCGCTGGCCCGCCGTGATGCCGCCGTGACGCTGCATTATGCGGTGCGCACGCGCGGCGATGCGGCCTATCTCGACAGGCTCGAACGCCTGCTCGGCGACCGTCTCATCGTCCACGCCGCCGACGAGGGCCGGCGGCTCGACCTCGAGCGCGTCTTCGCAGACCTGCCGCAGGATACGATGACATTGTTCTGCGGCCCGATGCGGATGCTCGATGCAGCACGGCACGCCTGGGAGGCGTCCGGCCGGCCGATGACCGATCTACGCTACGAGACTTTCGGATCGAGCGGGCTGCTGCCGACCGAGGCGTTCCGCGTGCGGCTCGCGGGCCAGGGGGGCGAGCTGGGCACCGAGTTCGTGATCCCGCGCGACCGCTCGATGCTGGACGTGCTCAACGAAGCCGGCCATGAGGTGATGAGCGACTGCCGGCGCGGCGAGTGCGGCGTCTGCGCGCTCGACGTGGTTGATGTCGATGGCGAAATCGACCATCGCGACGTCTTCTTCAGCGCGCACCAGAAACGGGAAAGCCGCAAGATCTGCGCCTGCGTCTCGCGTGCGCGCGGCACCATCACGGTCGACACGCTGCATCGCGCCGACACGCTCTGA
- a CDS encoding GntR family transcriptional regulator — protein MAEREAERSVSQTVRAQLALRELIVSGGLRPGERISELQAVEVTGVSRTPVRMALVRLEEEGLLEAIPSGGFMVKAFSERDILDSIELRGTLEGLAARFAAERGVSSRDLEPLKECLNEIDGLVRQEPISMEAFSSYVALNARFHVLLAELSRSPPLIRQIDRASALPFASPSGFVMAQSALPEARQILLIGQDHHRVVVDAIENREGARAEAIMREHARLAARNLRLALRNRTHLDLLPALALISAG, from the coding sequence ATGGCGGAGCGCGAGGCCGAACGTTCAGTATCGCAGACCGTGCGGGCGCAGCTCGCGCTGCGTGAGCTGATCGTTTCCGGCGGCCTGCGGCCGGGCGAGCGCATCTCGGAACTGCAGGCGGTCGAGGTCACCGGGGTCTCGCGCACGCCGGTGCGGATGGCGCTGGTTCGGCTGGAAGAGGAGGGCCTGCTGGAGGCGATCCCGTCCGGCGGCTTCATGGTCAAGGCATTCTCCGAGCGCGACATCCTCGATTCGATCGAGCTGCGCGGCACGTTGGAGGGATTGGCCGCACGCTTTGCGGCCGAGCGCGGCGTCTCGTCGCGCGATCTGGAGCCGCTGAAGGAATGCCTCAATGAGATCGACGGCCTGGTGCGGCAGGAGCCGATCTCCATGGAGGCGTTTTCGTCCTATGTTGCACTCAACGCCCGTTTCCACGTGCTGCTGGCCGAGCTGTCGCGCAGTCCGCCGCTGATCCGGCAGATCGACCGCGCCTCGGCGCTGCCGTTCGCCTCGCCGAGCGGCTTCGTGATGGCGCAATCGGCCTTGCCGGAGGCGCGCCAGATCCTGCTGATCGGGCAGGACCATCATCGCGTCGTGGTCGACGCCATCGAGAACCGCGAGGGCGCGCGCGCCGAGGCGATCATGCGCGAGCATGCGCGGCTCGCGGCGCGCAACCTGCGGCTCGCGCTGCGCAACCGCACCCATCTCGATCTGCTGCCGGCACTGGCGCTGATCTCGGCCGGCTGA